The sequence below is a genomic window from Lycium ferocissimum isolate CSIRO_LF1 chromosome 9, AGI_CSIRO_Lferr_CH_V1, whole genome shotgun sequence.
GTTTAATTGGAAAGAAATTGTTCAGACTCAGATCCCCACTTTCACCTCCTCTGTTTGGGTATGGATAACAGGATAAATGTGTGTGATGCAATTAGACTCTTTCCTATTTGCTTGTCAGTTTGCTAATATGATTCCATTCTCGACTCTTTAGTCTTGAGAACCAACTAAAGATTTCTCTTCCCTCACTTTGTTCTCTACCCTATtggaaaacccatttaaagTAACAAACAGTGATCCTGCATTTTTGCCAATTCCTTTTCGTTGTTTCTAACTGGAGATATTAGTTCTCGCTTTTCAGAAGGATCTGTTAATGAGTACAAAAAAGACGCTGGGGATATTAGTTAGTGTCTTGTTCAGATAGATGTGCTGTGTTTCAACAAAGTTGTGTAGATTTTAAATGAAAGTAACGTCTGTGATTGTTGGACCGTGTTTTTCATTTTCACGGGATTTCATGTTTATAGCTGCAAACATCTTAATAGTAGAACTACTTTTGTACTACTAACAAGGAAACCTTTCGGTTCACCGCAATGGTGCAGCTGGAGTGTTTCCAGTCTTTATGATGGATTCATGTGGTTGGCTTTTCAACTTTCTTGACTGCTCCttctttttggtgttttttGCAGTTCCCATTGCCTCCCACGAGACAATGTAAAGGCTTGATGTACTCTTGTGGTGGGGGGTTATACCTTGGGGACTCTAGTTTCCCTCGAGTTTTCACGTCGAATTCTTATGGATGCATGCAGGATCAAAAGTAACTGTGTAAATGACAGGACATgagtttatattttatgttaAGTTGTGGTGGGAAAAAGCATGCTGCTACTCCGTGAAACATAAAAAAGATGCTATATAAAAACTTTGTATTGATTTTTCAGGACTTGGTTATTTGTAATTGAAATATTcctaagtcattaaactttctaTGCAAAGGTTAAAAAATTCAGGAGTTATTGCTAATGATTTTGCAGAAGAGTGAGAACTAAgtgtcaaaaaaaataaaatggaaacGAAAGATTTGAGTATTATTCAAATCAAGAACCTCCATTCACATGGCAAAATGGCACAACACAGTTAATATGAAGTAAATAGCTGGTTATATAGTAATCAATTGATGTGAGAATACGTAGTAATTAACCACGTTGATGTCAAAGGTCTTATTTGACAGGCGCATTTCATGTTTTCATATATTTGGGGTAAAAACTAGGTGTGGGTGAAGTTATTTCGGTTTACAAGGTACTTCCAGAATTAATACATTTTACTTTAAGATTGAGTTTCATCACTTTTTTTGAAAGCATCAGCCACAGAATTATGACTATTTGTTCCCCGATAAACAAGCAGATTCAGTCATCATTCTCGATCCGTTCAAACTAATCATtcgatttcttttcttttcttttctttactctcttttcccttttcttttcaacGAGTGCTAAAATTTCTCATCTAAAAACTACTGAAACCAGAAAGGGAAAAGCCACCATAACTGCAGTTAGATTTAAATGTGTAAAAGCCATAATTACTGAAATAATAAACACAACGCTTCCTGTTCTTCAAAATGCTGTACACTTCTCATGTTTCTTTCTACTTAACATCACCTTCACATTCTACTAATAAATCATCTAAAAAGATACTACTAAAAAAGAGATTACTTCTGCTTTGTATTTCCACATAATCTCTGCTGTTTAATCATGTATTTCAATAATTCTAATGCAAATTTCTAACATATTTTAGTTCCAAGAAGTAATTAAGCGAATCAGCCGAAAGTGGGTGgaaaatcaatttcttcttGTTGAGTCCATATGCCATTGCCACCCATAGTATCATCAGTGTTGGATGAATCCATTGGAAAGTACCTTTCAAACCATGCAAGATcatcaagtgaagaagatgttCCATAAATCATTGATCCTTGTTCGGAAGGCGAAATCTTGGAGTGGTCCTGAGTGAATCTTGGATATTTTTGGTCATTTTGAACCATGTTTTTTGTATTATCATTATCAGCAGactcccaacttggaaatgaaAATCTCATTGGAGAATAGGCTGCTTGTTTTGAGGAATTGAAAACTTCCTTGCTATTGTCATCATCAAAGTTGGCTTTTGTTGTTGAAAGCATCTTCTTTTTCAACTTGGTATTCCAGTGATTCTTGATATCATTGTCTGTTCTTCCTGGAagcttagatgctataacagaCCATCTGctaattcaaaataaaataaagaaacttGGGGTCACTTTTAATTACTAACACTGTTTATTAAAATGGGAAAAGATCAGATTAAGAAAATAGTTGAAGAGCAAGATTTAACCTGCTTCCAAGTTGAGTGTAGAGAGAGCAGATAAGGCTGTCTTCCTCTTGTGTAAAATTTCCAAGTTTGATATCTGGTCTCAAATAATTCAGCCATCTTAACCTGCAACTCTTACCGCAACGCTTTAGCCCTGCATTTTGTCCATATAAAAATTGGTGTTTTGACTCAGAAGAAAAGCAACTAAAAGAAAAGGCTATATACATAATCTGTGGTGGATTTTAAGAGTCAATTTAATGTTCCCTTTGGTCCCTTTGAAAGGtcgtttaaaataaaataaaaatgtcgTAATAAAATCAATCATATGTATCATTTGACTAGATTACACTATATCTCTTCTAAAAACGAATTAAAGAGAGAGACTTCTTAGAAAATTGTACAGAGATCGtttgttggagcaagaataGATATAGGGGGAAAAGTAATTAATGTTTTCTTAGTTCCTCTAGAGACACTTATTTTCGACCAAATTTGTTTGACTAACACAACGATCAAGAAGGATAAGAGGGTGTTAGGATCAAAATAATCGGGTGTTATGCgaaattaaataaaacaaaCCTTGAAACACGATAAATCagacaacaaaacaaaaaagaaatgagaaagaaagaaagagaaagagaaccAGCTCTGTGAGGAAGGGTAATCCAATTGTCAGCATTGCCATGCTTAAGGATGTAATTCTTGAGAATTTCATCTTCCTCTGGAGACCACTGTCCCCTTTTCACTTTGCTCTTATCACAGCAAGGTGTCCTTCCCATGCTTGTTTTAAGTCACTTTTGAGTGTGCAAAGGACTGTAGCACACACGTGTATATATAGAAAAAGAGGGAGGGTAATTAAGTAATAAGTTGGGGTCGGGATGCTGACAATCTAGGTAAATCAATTAAGGTAATAGAATAAATAATCATAACAAACACACTTAGAAGAGTTTTAATTCATTGACCATTTGACAATATAATGGGATCGGTGTAAACATGATATTAATTAATCTTTGTGCTTTTTTAAGAGACTCCAGATGCTCCTTGTCCTAAGCCCCAGACATCCGGTTACCTTTGCGGATCTCCGCCACCTATTTATGCGCTTTGTTACTTACGCCGTCTCTTCTCTTATGCAGTTCCTGACTAGTCATAGTTTTTCTAAGGACCGGAAGCCACTTCTCTAGGAGATAGGAAATGTGCCGCTGACTCTGTTTTTTGGTGATCACTGCCTCTTAAATCTTGACACTGCCAAGagacaaagaaagaaatttatttGGTGCCTGCCCCccttgatttcttgaaatggcaATACCTCTAATTTTGTTTCACTTTGGACACTTTGCTTGACATGTTAGGCTgttagctatatatatatatatatatatatatatatatatatatatatatatatatatatatactgccCAAATTTGCAGTGAACACTAGTGAACTTGCCTTTTCATTCTTCTAATTTCAGTACTTTTCTCAACTatgaaaacataattagaagaaCAAATTTTCTCTTAATTCAATCTACATGGCAATAATACTAATGTTGTATGAAAAAACATTTGGTGTCTTGTTGTAcccaatttcattaatttgtACCAAAAATGATTAGAAGTTAGAAGTCCTGAGCAAGAATCAAGTTGCAGTCCTGACATGTGATTTAGCTGCCATATTTGTTGAGTTTATGACTGCAGAAAGACTAGGTACATTGAAGAAAGGATATCACCTATTTCATCATTTTGCCTTTCTAAGCCTTGACTCTTTCAAATGGTTTAGGATCCGAAGGATCGCCAcggaagaacaaaaattaattcatcatctaTAACATCTATCCATCGCGCCATTTCAATTAACCAGTTCATTGACTAACTCAATTTTTGTGGCAACTGAAGTCGGCACGATGGATTTCAATGACAATCATGGTCGCCGCCACAAAATCCCACTCTTTCCACAGCAATTAGTGTCGCCAAAAAAActtctttcttgtttttatgGCGACTAGGGTcattattaatacttttttatTGCGACTTTGTTGTTACTAAAAAAGTTCAATATTTTGTTACGTTACAATATTGAAATCCTTACTTTTTGTGACGATTATATGAGCTTCCACGAAAACCCTTGTGTTGACAATCCAATCAGCACAATAACTTATAAACATTCTGGCGATCACCATGAAATAAATTCCagccaaattttctttttcttatttattccttcgccaacaaaaagaaaatttggctGGAATTTATTTCATGGTGATCGCCACGCAATGTTGGTAAGTTACTGTACAGATTGGATTGTCAAAATAGGGATTTTCGTGGAAGCTAATATAATCACCGCAAAAAGTAAGGCTTTCAGTATTGTAACGTCACAGGATATTGATCTTTTTAGTAGCAACAAAGTcacaataaaaaattattaataacgGCCGTAGTCACcataaaaacaagaaagaaattttCTTGGCGACACTAATTGCTGTGGAAAGAGTAAATTTCCTTGCACCTACATAGAGTGGAACATGCTCCATTCTACCAGTCTCTCCTATACAAAACAGTAATCACCTATTAAGGCACATCAAAGTTATATAGCCGACATTTGTCTATTTAAGCAAAAGGCATTCTTGTGAGTTTTCACTCTCAAAGATGTTAATTGCATTCTGTCTACATTGATAGCTCCCTCGATCTCCCTTGGAATGTTCTGTATAGTGTTTCAAAAGTATCTCCATTGCACTGTAAACCTCAGTTAGCCAATAAATCAAGCAATGGTGAATTGACCTTTGTGATGTCATAGCTCCCATTCATTCTTCCTAGAACATCtctatgaaatttaaaaagccTAGATCTAACTTTTCGGAGGGACTTTGTGGGTCGTCACTGAAAATTTCATTTCTCATAGTGCGCTATTTGAGAAAGCATcccttgaatgttgttgatgcTGTCCCATAGCTCCCATGGAACATCATTCTTcctagaaaacatctcatttatGACATTTATTTAAAAAGTCTATTTAATAGATCTAAAATTTTCTGTATAAGGGACTTTGCTCAATTCAGTTCGTCTAGCTTAATTATTTaatcatttcatttcatcattCATGTTAGTGCGTCTCTTATTTACACTTATTCAATATTATACAAAAGGTCTAGAGAATTTGAGATGGATTGAATAATTAAGTATATTTGATTAATAATTTTGCCTTCAAGCAATGCCAATTAGCAAAAACAATATAAGCAAAAACATTAACTAAATAATAATATCTTAATTACATAAATGTTGAAACACAAGTTCGGCAGCAGAAATGCATTTACGACCCAACATTTATTCAAAACCTAATCAAAGATCTATTTAATAGTAATATTAAAATTACAGAAAAAAAGTTGGTGGCTGTATAATTTGTAAGTAAGTCTTTTCTTTCAACTTATGTGAATTATGTGAAtacattttataattattttgctaagaaagaaaaagaaaaaatgttgaATTTTGTACTACTAGATAtgataataacatgaaatattgAATTCAAATATGTGATTTTGAAATTGAACtctctaattttttaaatatttgatgaaGATTAATTAATATCTTCATTACTCATctaacaaaaattatttttttgaataattaaaCATTGCCTAGAACCAAACATTATAAATAAGTTTTGCtaagaaagaaaaagtgaaaCCGAATATTGTATTAACGATTACTCGATACTCAATTTGATAGAGTTTAGAACTTATAATTGGCTAAAGAGATTTATCATCATCAAAGatagaaaatttgaaattttttgtatCAATAAAAGCTGATATTTAAAATCAATGCACAAAGAAGTAAGCGACAATAAGAAAGTATGAGGctacattttcttaaaaacaagCCACAATTTTTAGGACATGAAACAATTGTACCCATAGTCCCATAGTCAACATTGCTCAAATTCATATTTAATTATGTGGTGTTGatatataaagaaaaggaaGTGCCGTCAAGTTGAATACTTTATATAATATAAGAATTGTATAATTGAAGTCGTTCGGACATTactttttacaaatttttataGCAATTTCTCAGTATCATAGTATTTTTCAATTACAACAGATATCAGTCGAATAAGCTCATTATTAATCAGTTTGAGCTTGCATTCCCCCCTTCAATTTCAGTGCAATTCATTGCACACTTATTATAATATTTGTGAAATATAAAATAGAACGTGCAACGCTCGTGTTCGAGAActagttttttaaaataaaagaaacacatGAATAGTACGACTACGttaatttttctatttctttttcaatGATGCAATCGCATTATCCATATTAAATCGGTCTGGGTTTTCTTGCCCATACTCATGTAGTTATATATTTTATGCGATGTTTTTCATTTTGCTTTTTCTATTTGACGAGGTAAAGGCTAAAGAAGAGTCCAAAAGTTTGATTATCATATATATTACTACAAAAGAAGTTGATCAAGTAAAcgtttttgtttttgctttttctaTTTGACGTAGTAAATGAGACTAAAGAAGATTGTAAACGTTTAGTCATATATTCCAAAAGAAGTTGATCTCGTACTTTATATGAatttctatatatgtatatatgttgaagTGCTTGCACACTATTTTCCTGTAAAGTGGTCCTAACAAAGTATTTGCAAACAATTGCAACAAGCCAATATtccaatttccaacttcactaaaaACATTTATTACACTCAATGAAGAATCCTATTATTGACTTTGAGGAATTCGTACACAGCATGTGTATTATTCTGCCATATTCTTTTCCACAGCGCTACTAAAGGTCGTTGTATTATGTGTTAGGGTTTTGACCTGATTTTCTTACCTTATTTGgattttaccttttcttgaatgaAGGGCAAAGAGTTTACCATCGTTGATTTTactttttccaaaagaaaaatataaattttccatatttgagtaacccttttcttggaggaaaagttttgGACCTCTATATATTGAAGAATCCCTCTCATACAACAATGACAcaaaaaatcatccacaatGTAGTTCTTATGAGAGTTTTGCTTGAGGGAGATTTATTCTGTCAATACGtttagaataatttttttttaattagttttaTCATATGTAGGTCAATTGGCCAAACCCATATCATATTATCAAAgtcctttttataatttttttcattgttgTTTGATTCATTGTCATTCAAGGTTtgttttgacattatttttaaaccaatttttaaccttatttttaaCAATGGCAAGCAGCAGTGATGAAGATTACGTGAAGAAGGCGGATCAAATTTTGTTCAGAAAATCTAGGCCAAAAGGggagatttgttagggttttgccctgattttctcaccatatttggattttaccTTTTCTCGAAGGAAGGACAAAGAATTTACTagaattgattttactttttccaaaaggaaaatataaatctTCCATATTTGAGTAAcccttttcttggaggaaaagttttggacatctataaattgaagaccTCCTTCTCACAACTAGAAAACACCATActatccacaatgtagtcagTAAAAGTGTTTCGTTTAGGGGGAGATTTACTGTCTCAtagttttaatattttctttttatattagtttacATGTAGGTCACTTAaccaaatcatattataatattatgcttTTTAGTATATGTTCTTTGTAGTCTGATTTATCGCCTTAAAGgtttgcaattattagcttTCGCATGACGCCATgctatttcgatcccaacattATGTAACATGCTTCTCAAGTATGGATAAAAGGGCACCAT
It includes:
- the LOC132069230 gene encoding transcription factor MYB87-like, whose translation is MGRTPCCDKSKVKRGQWSPEEDEILKNYILKHGNADNWITLPHRAGLKRCGKSCRLRWLNYLRPDIKLGNFTQEEDSLICSLYTQLGSRWSVIASKLPGRTDNDIKNHWNTKLKKKMLSTTKANFDDDNSKEVFNSSKQAAYSPMRFSFPSWESADNDNTKNMVQNDQKYPRFTQDHSKISPSEQGSMIYGTSSSLDDLAWFERYFPMDSSNTDDTMGGNGIWTQQEEIDFPPTFG